The Lycium ferocissimum isolate CSIRO_LF1 chromosome 10, AGI_CSIRO_Lferr_CH_V1, whole genome shotgun sequence genome window below encodes:
- the LOC132034273 gene encoding patellin-3, which translates to MADKEHTPQPPATPEEDTPPPPTPPPPSVEPEPEPPLASVEVESVTEPEEHHSSSVTTVVETEAPLTQPPPEPTVLASEQVSVTVPEKEPEGVITESDKSKPVEVKKKIPESLVSFKEESNKASDLSDPEGKALEELKFLVQEGIKNQSFTTGTPVKTQEATEITDLPQEVSIWGVPLMKDDRSDVILLKFLRARDFKVKESFAMLKNTILWRKEFNIEELVDENLGDDLEKVVFMDGHDKEGHPVCYNVYGEFQNKELYNKTFGDEEKRNKFLRWRIQFLEKSIRKLDFNPGGINTIFQVSDLKNSPGPGKRELRIATRQALQLLQDNYPEFVAKQVFINVPWWYLAFYTMISPFMTQRTKSKFVFAGPSKTAETLYKYISPEQVPVQYGGLSVDYCECNPEFTFNDPVTEIIVKPATKQTVEIIVNEKCIIVWELRVLGWEVTYSAEYVPNTGSGYTINIQKPRKMTPTDEPVVSSSFKIVELGKILLTFDNPTSKKKKLLYRYKDKPYSD; encoded by the exons ATGGCTGATAAAGAACATACTCCCCAGCCACCAGCCACACCTGAGGAAGATACCCCACCCCCACCTACACCTCCACCACCATCAGTAGAACCCGAACCAGAACCACCTCTTGCTTCAGTTGAAGTTGAATCAGTAACTGAACCTGAAGAACATCACTCTTCTTCAGTTACTACTGTAGTTGAAACAGAAGCTCCTTTAACTCAACCTCCACCAGAACCAACTGTTCTTGCATCTGAACAAGTGTCTGTTACTGTACCTGAGAAAGAACCTGAGGGTGTTATTACTGAATCTGACAAATCTAAACCAGTTGAAGTGAAAAAAAAGATCCCTGAATCTTTAGTTTCATTTAAAGAAGAAAGCAACAAAGCTTCAGATCTATCTGATCCTGAAGGAAAAGCACTTGAAGAACTGAAATTTCTTGTTCAagaagggattaaaaatcaaaGCTTTACTACTGGAACACCAGTGAAAACCCAAGAAGCAACAGAAATCACTGATTTGCCTCAAGAAGTATCTATTTGGGGAGTGCCACTAATGAAAGATGATAGGAGTGATGTGATTCTGCTTAAGTTTCTTAGAGCTAGAGATTTCAAGGTTAAGGAGTCATTTGCTATGTTAAAGAACACAATTTTATGGAGAAAAGAGTTTAACATCGAAGAACTTGTAGATGAAAATCTTGGAGATGATCTTGAAAAAGTTGTGTTTATGGATGGTCATGACAAAGAAGGACACCCTGTATGTTATAATGTGTATGGGGAGTTTCAGAATAAGGAATTGTATAACAAAACATTTGGAGATGAGGAGAAGAGAAACAAGTTTTTACGTTGGCGAATTCAGTTCTTGGAGAAAAGTATAAGGAAGCTGGATTTCAATCCTGGTGGAATTAATACTATATTTCAAGTTAGTGATCTTAAGAACTCTCCTGGTCCAGGGAAAAGGGAGCTTCGAATTGCTACTAGGCAGGCCTTGCAATTGCTTCAGGATAATTATCCTGAGTTCGTCGCTAAGCAG GTATTCATCAATGTCCCTTGGTGGTATTTAGCTTTCTACACAATGATCAGCCCATTCATGACCCAGAGAACAAAAAGCAAGTTCGTATTTGCTGGTCCATCAAAGACTGCAGAAACTCTTTACAA GTATATATCTCCAGAGCAAGTACCTGTTCAATATGGGGGCCTCAGTGTCGATTACTGTGAATGCAATCCTGAATTCACTTTCAATGATCCAGTCACAGAGATCATTGTAAAACCTGCAACAAAGCAGACCGTGGAGATCATTGTAAATGAG AAGTGCATTATTGTGTGGGAGCTACGTGTATTGGGTTGGGAGGTGACATATAGTGCTGAATATGTGCCGAATACAGGCAGTGGATATACTATTAACATACAGAAGCCTAGGAAGATGACCCCAACGGATGAACCTGTTGTTAGCAGCAGCTTCAAGATTGTTGAGCTCGGTAAGATACTGTTGACATTTGACAACCCTACatcgaagaagaagaagcttcTCTACAGGTACAAGGATAAGCCCTATTCCGATTGA